The nucleotide window GTTCTGCCGCGTGCGCTGCGGCTACTGCGACTTCAACACCTATACGTCGAGCGAGCTGCGCGGCGCGAAGCAGGAGGACTATGCGTCGACCCTGATCGGCGAGATCGCCCTCGCTCGCGGCGTGCTGGACGCCGCGGGGGCGCTGCGACCGATGGACACGGTGTTCTTCGGGGGCGGCACGCCGACGCTGCTGCCCCCGGGCGACCTCGCGCGCATGCTCGGCGCGGCGACCGCGGCGTTCGGGCTCGCGCCGGGTGCCGAGGTGACGGTGGAGGCGAACCCCGACACGGTGACACCCGAGGTGGCGCGCACCCTCGCGCAGGCCGGCGTCACGCGGTTGTCGATCGGCATGCAGTCGGCGGTGCCGCACGTGCTCGCCGCTCTCGATCGCACGCATCAGCCGGAGAACGTGCGGACGGCGGTGGCCGCGGCCAAGGGTGCGGGACTGGACGTCAGCGTCGATCTCATCTACGGCGCGCCGGGGGAGTCGCTCGCCGACTGGGAGGCGTCGCTCGATGCGGCCCTCCAGCTCGAGTCGGACCACATCTCCGCGTACGCGTTGATCATCGAGGACGGGACGAAGCTCGCGCGGCAGATCCGTCGCGGCGAGGTGCCTACCCCCGACGACGACCTGCAGGCGGACATGTACGAGCTGGCCGACGAGCGGCTGGCCGCGGCGGGTTTCGAGTGGTACGAGGTCAGCAACTGGGCGCGCACGCCGGAGCAGCGGTCGCGGCACAACCTGGCGTACTGGCGGGGGAGCGACTGGTGGGGCTTCGGTCCCGGCGCGCACAGCCACGTGGCGGGACTGCGC belongs to Microbacterium sufflavum and includes:
- the hemW gene encoding radical SAM family heme chaperone HemW; protein product: MAGPLPLGDPAPADGRLPDDLPISADTPFSAYLHVPFCRVRCGYCDFNTYTSSELRGAKQEDYASTLIGEIALARGVLDAAGALRPMDTVFFGGGTPTLLPPGDLARMLGAATAAFGLAPGAEVTVEANPDTVTPEVARTLAQAGVTRLSIGMQSAVPHVLAALDRTHQPENVRTAVAAAKGAGLDVSVDLIYGAPGESLADWEASLDAALQLESDHISAYALIIEDGTKLARQIRRGEVPTPDDDLQADMYELADERLAAAGFEWYEVSNWARTPEQRSRHNLAYWRGSDWWGFGPGAHSHVAGLRWWNVKHPAAYAQRLAASASPAAGRERPDVEAQTLERILLLSRIREGIAVDDLPAANRPRVAGLIADGLIDAAAALRGRVQLTLRGRLLADAVVRELTD